The following proteins are co-located in the Primulina tabacum isolate GXHZ01 chromosome 11, ASM2559414v2, whole genome shotgun sequence genome:
- the LOC142519303 gene encoding phytochrome A-like, with the protein MSSSKRGQSSTSSARPRHGARIIAQTSIDAKLQANFEESGSSFDYSRSVRVRTSSSEEKTPKSDKVTAAYLHQIQKGKRIQPFGCLLALDEKTFRVIAYSENASEMLTTGSHAVPSVGDHPVLEMGIDIKTIFTGPSASALQKALGFGEVSLLNPVLVHCKTSGKPFYAIIHRVTGSLVIDFEPVKPQDVPMTAAGALQSYKLAAKAITRLQSLPSGSLERLCDTMAQEIFELTGYDRVMIYKFHDDDHGEVITEVKKPGLEPYLGLHYPATDIPQAARFLFMKNKVRMICDCRANHVNVIQDDKLSFDLTLCGSTLRTPHGCHAQYMENMNSIASLVMSIVVNEGDEEGPDSSLPQKRKRLWGLVVCHNTTPRFVPFPLRYACEFLAQVFAIHVNKELELENQMVEKNILRTQTLLCDMLLRDAPLGIVSQSPNVMDLVKCDGAVLLYKDKNYRLGSTPTDFQLRDIVSWLEEYHRDSTGLSTDSLYDAGFPRALALGNAVCGMAAVKLNDKDWLFWFRAHTAAEIRWGGAKHEPGDRDDGSKLHPRSSFNAFLEVVKMRSSPWKDYEMDAIHSLQLIIRNSCKDSVAMDTDSKAIHTRLTDLRIDGIQELEAVTSEMVRLIETASVPILAVNVDGQVTGWNTKIADLTHLPVNKAIGRHLLELVEEGSADTVNKMLELALQGREERNVQFEIKSYGSNSESYPITLVVNACSSRDVRENVVGVCFIAHDITAQKNITDKFTRIEGDYRSIVQNPNPLIPPIFGTDEFGWCSEWNPAMVKVSGWSRDDVINKMLMGEVFGANNACCRVKNQETYVNLGIVLNSAVSGQDIEKLPFGFFSRSGKYVECLICVSKKLDLEGAITGVFCFLQLASQELQQALHVQRLSEQTAFKRSRVLAYIRREAKNPLSGIIFSRKLLEGTELDEEQRKILQTSVFCQSQLDKVLDDTDLDQIIGGYLDLEMVEFKLHEVLIASISQVMLKSHEKEITIVDNLTPNISNETLFGDSIRLQQILTSFLLTSVTFTPSHGQLGVAATLSKDSIGESVQLGHLEFRIRHSGEGVPQELLNQMFGDEADASEDGISLFISRKLLKLMNGDVQYLREAGRATFIVSVELAISNRPRS; encoded by the exons ATGTCATCTTCAAAACGTGGCCAATCTTCAACAAGTTCTGCACGACCAAGGCATGGTGCAAGGATAATTGCACAGACATCTATAGATGCAAAGCTTCAAGCAAACTTTGAGGAATCTGGCAGTTCATTTGACTACTCGAGGTCGGTACGTGTTAGAACTTCTTCCTCCGAAGAGAAAACGCCCAAGTCTGACAAAGTTACTGCCGCTTATCTCCATCAAATACAGAAAGGTAAACGGATCCAGCCCTTTGGATGTCTATTGGCCTTGGATGAGAAAACGTTCCGAGTGATTGCCTATAGTGAGAATGCTTCTGAAATGCTTACAACGGGCAGCCATGCTGTTCCAAGTGTCGGTGATCACCCGGTTCTTGAAATGGGAATTGATATCAAAACAATTTTTACGGGTCCTAGTGCTTCGGCCTTGCAGAAGGCATTAGGATTTGGAGAGGTTTCTTTGTTAAACCCAGTCTTGGTTCATTGCAAAACTTCGGGAAAGCCTTTTTATGCCATAATCCATAGAGTTACGGGTAGTTTAGTCATCGACTTTGAGCCTGTGAAGCCTCAAGACGTTCCTATGACTGCCGCTGGAGCTTTACAATCGTATAAGCTTGCAGCCAAAGCTATCACTCGATTGCAGTCCTTACCGAGTGGGAGCTTGGAAAGGTTATGCGATACCATGGCTCAAGAAATATTTGAACTCACTGGTTATGACAGGGTAATGATATATAAGTTTCATGATGATGATCATGGAGAAGTGATCACCGAGGTAAAAAAACCGGGGCTTGAACCATACCTCGGCTTGCATTACCCGGCAACTGATATCCCGCAAGCTGCCCGtttcttgttcatgaagaacAAGGTAAGAATGATCTGTGATTGTCGAGCAAATCATGTAAACGTGATTCAAGATGATAAACTGTCGTTTGATCTTACTTTGTGCGGCTCGACCCTTCGAACCCCTCATGGTTGCCATGCACAGTACATGGAAAACATGAATTCAATCGCATCCCTAGTGATGTCAATTGTAGTAAATGAGGGAGATGAAGAGGGCCCAGATTCTTCTTTGCCGCAAAAGAGAAAAAGGCTTTGGGGATTAGTGGTTTGCCATAACACTACTCCAAGATTTGTTCCTTTCCCTCTCCGATATGCATGTGAATTTCTTGCTCAGGTGTTTGCTATACATGTTAACAAGGAATTAGAATTGGAAAATCAAATGGTAGAAAAGAATATTTTGCGGACTCAGACGCTATTGTGTGACATGCTGCTGCGAGATGCGCCCTTAGGTATTGTATCCCAAAGTCCTAATGTAATGGATCTTGTGAAATGTGATGGGGCCGTGTTACTGTACAAGGATAAAAACTATAGATTAGGATCGACTCCAACTGACTTTCAACTTCGAGATATAGTTTCTTggctagaagaataccacaggGACTCAACAGGTTTGAGCACCGATAGTTTGTATGATGCTGGTTTCCCTAGAGCTCTAGCTCTTGGAAACGCTGTCTGTGGAATGGCAGCTGTAAAGTTGAATGACAAGGACTGGCTTTTCTGGTTCAGAGCGCACACTGCTGCCGAAATTCGGTGGGGTGGAGCTAAGCACGAACCTGGTGACAGAGACGATGGGTCAAAGTTGCATCCTAGGTCATCATTTAATGCGTTCTTGGAAGTTGTGAAGATGCGGAGTTCACCTTGGAAAGACTATGAGATGGATGCAATCCACTCGTTGCAGCTAATTATAAGAAATTCGTGTAAAGATTCAGTGGCAATGGATACAGACTCGAAGGCAATTCATACAAGGCTTACAGACCTGAGAATCGATGGAATACAGGAGCTTGAAGCAGTGACTTCTGAGATGGTACGCCTAATTGAAACTGCCTCCGTTCCTATCTTAGCAGTTAATGTAGATGGGCAGGTTACTGGCTGGAATACGAAAATTGCCGATTTAACTCATCTTCCTGTCAATAAAGCAATTGGTCGGCATTTGCTTGAACTTGTTGAAGAAGGTTCTGCAGATACAGTGAATAAGATGTTGGAATTGGCACTTCAAG GAAGAGAAGAACGTAATGTGCAATTTGAGATCAAGTCATACGGGTCAAATAGCGAATCCTATCCAATCACCTTAGTTGTCAATGCTTGCTCGAGCAGGGATGTCCGGGAGAATGTCGTGGGAGTGTGTTTTATTGCTCATGATATAACCGCACAGAAGAATATAACAGATAAGTTTACAAGAATAGAGGGAGATTATAGATCCATCGTGCAAAACCCGAATCCATTGATCCCGCCAATATTTGGTACTGACGAATTCGGGTGGTGTTCGGAATGGAATCCCGCAATGGTAAAAGTATCGGGATGGTCTAGAGATGATGTGATCAATAAAATGCTCATGGGAGAGGTCTTCGGGGCAAACAACGCTTGTTGCCGTGTCAAGAATCAAGAAACCTATGTAAATCTCGGTATTGTACTCAACAGTGCTGTGAGTGGTCAAGACATTGAAAAATTACCGTTTGGTTTTTTCTCCAGGAGTGGAAAGTACGTGGAATGCCTAATATGTGTGAGCAAAAAGTTGGATCTAGAGGGTGCCATTACCGGAGTGTTTTGCTTCCTGCAGCTTGCAAGTCAAGAGCTTCAACAAGCGCTTCATGTTCAACGGTTATCAGAGCAAACTGCATTTAAGAGATCGAGAGTCTTGGCTTATATTCGAAGAGAGGCGAAGAATCCTCTGTCTGGGATCATATTTTCACGGAAGTTGTTGGAAGGAACCGAACTAGATGAGGAGCAGAGAAAGATTTTGCAGACAAGTGTTTTCTGTCAAAGTCAGCTTGACAAAGTTCTTGACGACACAGATCTTGATCAGATTATCGGAGG GTACTTGGATCTTGAAATGGTGGAGTTTAAGCTACATGAGGTCTTGATCGCTTCCATAAGTCAAGTCATGCTGAAGAGCcacgaaaaggaaattacaatAGTCGATAATTTGACTCCAAATATCTCGAATGAAACACTATTCGGGGACAGTATAAGGCTTCAACAAATCTTGACTTCTTTTTTGCTGACATCTGTTACTTTCACACCGAGCCATGGCCAGCTTGGTGTTGCCGCCACTTTGTCAAAAGATTCTATCGGAGAATCTGTACAGCTCGGCCATTTGGAATTCAG GATAAGACACAGCGGTGAAGGAGTGCCTCAAGAATTATTGAACCAAATGTTCGGTGACGAAGCAGATGCATCTGAAGATGGGATTAGCCTTTTTATCAGTAGAAAACTGTTGAAGCTTATGAATGGGGATGTTCAGTATCTTAGGGAGGCTGGGCGAGCCACTTTCATCGTCTCTGTTGAGCTTGCAATCTCGAATAGACCTCGCTCCTGA